The Alnus glutinosa chromosome 1, dhAlnGlut1.1, whole genome shotgun sequence region CATCCCGTTCTGGTCAAATTTCATGTGCAACAAATATCCTTTAATCcagtttaattaatatatatatatatatatatatgcatttgttTTAAGGGTTAAAAACGTTTTTAGTACGTATcagagttttgaaaattttattttttggtatttgagtTTCAGTTCTCATCACAAATAATATATCCATTTAggaaaaataccaaattagtaTCTTAGTCAAGTTTTCCGTTCAAAAGCTAACGACTCGCCAGGTATCAACACCTGACAtgtgttttagtataaaaaaaaaataaaacataagaatctttaaaaattaattaaaaatattaaaaacataaagaaaaagaaaaaaaagaaaaaaagaaaaaaaaaaaagaggtggctTAGCCATTTTCTTGACaggtttggggtggccgaaccaccccatgagGGGTGATTCGGCCATCACATggtagaaaaattaaaaacaaaaaaaaattgttcaagggttttggctcttgggggtggccgaaccaccctcgtgTGCCACatgggtggttcagccaccccatggcagaaaaataaaataaaaaatttattcaaaggttttggctcttgggggtggccaaaccaccccctgGGCGGGCCACCCCATTTTAGCCaacacccctcttctttttttttttttttttttttttttttttttttttttttttcaattttttaatattttttaatattaaaacacgtgtcaaccctcagAGGTTAACAGCTAACGagccgttaatttttggacagaaaactAGACTGATGtattaatttggtcttttttcaaaacgaAAGTAttatctgtgatgcgaattgaaactcaggtatcaaaaaataaaattttcaaaactcaagtactaaaaacgtatttaacccttgtTTTAATGATAGATGTCACATGTGATGttaattcaattataaataCTTGTAAAAATCACTTACTCTAAAGATATGATTTTTAGTTTCATAAATTGGGTCGAAGAAATGTAAAGAATCACATATTCTAAAGctatatttcaatttaataaattagattggAATAATGTCTTTTTATGaagtttggaggaaaacttaATTAGTCTTCTCCTGGGTGCATTTCTCCCAAGAATTAGATTTTCCAAATAATCTAATTAACTCgataaggaagaaaaatttcCTAGAAGCTTATACGTCTTATACGTCTTACAAAATTTTTATACGTCTGAAAAACTCCTAGAGCTAGGTATTTTTGTACTGGGCTTATAAGGGCCTGAAAAATCAATATTCCATTCATAGATGGGCCAACTCAGCTCTTCTTATACGTCTGATTATAATAAATGTACATTCTTTTACGAGTGATACTACGAAATGGCACTTTTTTCGGATGAAATTCAAAAGAAGTATAGTTAATGAcacatttataatttaatttgtaatgaataattataaatatttataattttttttttttttttttttttttcaaatgaattttaaataaaatactgCTCCTTAATCAATCTGTACTGGATTGATATGCCGACTTCGAGATGAAAATCTACCTcaaattcaattttcttttcgttCCAATCTATAGAAAAAACTTCCGTCGGAAAAGAAAGAGGTTAAGACTTCGTTTTGTTTCactgtaaaatatttttaagaaaatatttttcctatttttcagtgtttagtatgattaaaaattgttttcaaatcaaaaataattttggtcgacaaagaaaattttctttaaattttgtaaaatgatttttatttttaaaaatgtaaataattttttgagtttgcGTTTCTGCTTCTGAAATCGACGGCGTTTACTGGACTACTATCACAAGCTGCCAGACCACCGATGGAGTTCACCGGACCACCGCTGGAAGTTCTCAAACTTCCACCGAACTACTACTAGAGTTCGCAGGACCATCACCGGACTAGTAACTGCTATAGGTGCAACATTGCAAATGACTTAAGAATAATACATATGTAGGACTAGCTAGGAACTgctattattattgttattatttcaaaattttaagttgTAAAAatcaacatgtaaaatatttaattgagatAAGAGGTGCATGACGGGAACAAAATTCAAACTTAAAACCTTTGTGtttaataccatattaaatcattagttatcctaaaagttttaactaaaaaaaaaaaaaaaaattatcatataaACTTATGCAgaaaggaaatgaaaattttaattatttaattaatattttaacaattattattactatttttatcAGGTTTTGGTGGATTTGAGGCCTAGTGAAGGAAAAAGTTTCATTTAATggttaaaaaaacataaaaaaaaaaaattacaacttaattaattaaattgacatttgttcTTGTATGATTGTGACATATATTTTTCAGTAATGTATATAAGACTCACAtatgttaattttattaaaaaaacatgcaaaAGTCATATActctatataaacatatatatcaatttaataaattgaatcgAATGATCAATTGTTTGGATGCAGTTTGTCCCTAATAAATGCGAGAAATTAGAGTTTGGTAAAGGAGGTTGCATGGAAAAATGGTGGTGGATCGAAAACCTGGCCTGGGCCGCCTGAGTTGGTTGgcttctttcattctttgtaggATGATATGTTAGAGGCCTCAGAATTGGTGCCAGCTGCACTGATTGGAATTGAATTAATTGCAGTCAGATGCATTAATGAGTGGAATCGATCGAATTTTGTCACATTGCTGGCTTATACATATAAAATTGGATTTAGATTGCAAACTTTGTGGGTCTCATTCGTACAAACTTCCAAAATATGTCACGATGTTTAATTTGCATTTTCCATTTTTGACAGAAATTTCAAAAGATGGTTTGCTTTCCAAACCTATCCTCAATTATGGTGTCTCAAATCAATGTGTATGCAGCTGTACTACTTAAAACatgtttcattttttccttACTGAAACCCTTGGGTGAAAAATTAACCGAGCCCCAGAATAACGGAGTCtgcacacacatacacacacacacacacacacacatatatatatatagatgagagagaggataaaaggaaaatagaaaCCTTCCAGGAGAAATTGGCAATAGGTCGGATAGTGCACGAGCCGAATTTTCAGAAGGATTCTATATGGTATGTCCAGTATGTCACATATGTATAtgatttataatatttattgatAAATTATATGCGTTGTATGGTATAGTAATTTATTCACAATATATTACCTAATGGAATTTGTATTAATTTgcaattgatttgattttagggaaaattgtaccattggtccttgtggttggcttaaattacaaatcactcattgtgctataaaaaataattgtaagatcCTTGTAGAAGGCgaaatttacaaattaaaattttaagtttttgaattttgaatttgttttatttattaagagtgactTGTGTCGTTTTTATTGGGACTGACGTGGTAACCTAAATGACTCTGTTAAGTTTGTGGACGGAAAACGACTTtagggagtaatttgtaatttttgcttaccacaaggaccttataattattttttatactacaTGGAGTAAtctgtaatttaggccaaccacaaggaccaatagtaaaattttttcttgattttataTCAATTCATGATTTTATTCCTTGATGGAAGGGATAATTACAATGTATCCTAATTAAGGGTCACTAACCTAACTTATAAATATAGAGTCTGTGTATTTGATATTCTATCAGTAAAGCATTCAATAAGCATAGGTTAAAAATACATCTTtattatattgttattttaaaggTTTTGTTTCAGAAAGATTTATTGATttgcttgagcaaacatggttGAAGGTAATCCCATActcctttactttttcttttctttttttcgatGCGCATTTAGCATGATAAATCAACTGAGTTGCATGGCTATTGGGCACTTATAATAAGCTTAAGAGGTGGAAGAAGATCGAGAAAGAAAGAGACAAGAATTACATCGTTCGGTCTAtgtataataaaatatttatgataaaatatttttctatccTTAACATATATTCTAAAGGTCCATATATAAGTTCCAATAAACAAATTTATTCTCTCCTTAATTAGTAGAGGAAGAGTCTTAATAATCCAATGAAACAGGTCAAAAAATTTAGGATTAAATCCCATTCTGACACATGTTGTTTGCAAGTTTTCCAGATAGCTACCCAAGTTCACTGGAAATAGAAATattgtttttgaaaactttttttttttttttttgatgaatgaaaaACTTTTATAGCCCAAACAGCCAAAATTCCACACCAGTAAAACTAGTTCAAACTTCAAACATTACAAAAGTCAAAAGAAACTAAAACTCAAAAGCCCTACAAACAAACCAAACAGAGACAAACCTCTGTAAACACATTACAACGCAATGAACCAAAACACATGAAACAAATAACAACAACTATCAAACTAATTGAAAATCTTGTGAAGAGTCCACAAAGCCTCAAGCTGCACATTCATGGAAGACTTTTTATAAGGGCCTTTAGCCATAATACGAGCCCGAACCTCCCCCTTAATTTTAGCTATAATCATCTCCTCCGAACTTAAGACATTCCCATGTAGAATATCATTTCTATGCTTCCACAAGTTATAAACCGTAGCACCCAGGCTCAAGATACACAACCTGCTTCCAAGACAGTCATGCCTCATCTCAACCACACTCCAATCAGCAACTTCCTCCCAATATTTCTTCGGCTCAGAAATCAAACAAAGGCCAAGAATTTCCTTCCATATTCTATAGCTAAAGCTACACTCAAAGAAGAGATGATCCCTTGACTCCATACCACTTcgacaaaaagaacaaagacaaTCTCCCTCATATCCCCAACCCCACATACGGCTTTTAGTAATCATAGCATCCCTGAAAACAAGCCATAACATAAAAGCATGCTTAGGAATTGCCACATAATGCCAAACCACCTTCCACCATTGTACCCGAGCCTCCTTCTTTCTAATTGCATCCCAAGTTCCAGAACAAGCATATTTCCCATTCTTACAATTCCAAATAAGTAGATCATAATCACTAATTTCCACCTCCGAAAGCTTACTTTGTAAGGCAACTAAATGGTCTGACCTTGCAGCAGGCCAAAACCAATCACCATTACAAATAATGGTAGACAATTTGGCATCAATTGAACTTCCAGCATCATAGACAACACGATGCCCATAGTTATCTAAAAGACAACCATCCGGGTGCCATGCATCCAACCGAAGAAAAATTTTACACCCATCACCCACCTTGAAGCTTAAGAAAGTTTTAGCAATACCTTTAAGCTTAAGGAGTTGTCTCCAGCTCCAAGAGCAACCTTGAGGAATTGGGATTTGCCAAAAACTCCTCCCCCTCAACCTATATAATGTTAGTGAtccgttaaaaaaaatttaatgatgaaCTTGCCATGTAAAAGCCATATTAGTAATTTTGACAGGTTAAATATA contains the following coding sequences:
- the LOC133876044 gene encoding uncharacterized protein LOC133876044 — its product is MAQHGGGWRTHGGLSAYVERGGRCMLRGRSFWQIPIPQGCSWSWRQLLKLKGIAKTFLSFKVGDGCKIFLRLDAWHPDGCLLDNYGHRVVYDAGSSIDAKLSTIICNGDWFWPAARSDHLVALQSKLSEVEISDYDLLIWNCKNGKYACSGTWDAIRKKEARVQWWKVVWHYVAIPKHAFMLWLVFRDAMITKSRMWGWGYEGDCLCSFCRSGMESRDHLFFECSFSYRIWKEILGLCLISEPKKYWEEVADWSVVEMRHDCLGSRLCILSLGATVYNLWKHRNDILHGNVLSSEEMIIAKIKGEVRARIMAKGPYKKSSMNVQLEALWTLHKIFN